One window from the genome of Salvia miltiorrhiza cultivar Shanhuang (shh) chromosome 7, IMPLAD_Smil_shh, whole genome shotgun sequence encodes:
- the LOC130993744 gene encoding uncharacterized mitochondrial protein AtMg00810-like has protein sequence MVTSPKLTKTEGLPFSDPTLYRSTIGALQYLTLTRPDIAFSVNKLTQFLAYPTDLHWLTCKRVLRYLKGTSTLALQFTPSSHLRLVGFSDTDYASCPDDRRSTGGHCVFFGDNLLLWSSKKQPVVSRSSAESEYHSLANITTELIWIQSFCKEIGLTIPTILIKYGVITQVQLPCLQIRSFTLAPNT, from the coding sequence ATGGTTACTTCTCCAAAACTCACCAAAACTGAGGGACTTCCTTTCTCAGACCCTACACTATACCGTAGCACCATTGGGGCACTTCAATATCTAACACTTACTCGCCCAGATATAGCCTTCTCTGTAAATAAACTAACTCAGTTTCTAGCTTATCCTACTGATCTTCACTGGTTAACCTGCAAACGCGTGCTtagatatctcaagggcactTCCACTCTTGCTCTCCAGTTCACACCATCTTCCCATCTTCGTTTGGTTGGATTTTCTGATACAGATTATGCTAGTTGTCCCGACGATCGCCGCTCCACTGGAGGCCATTGTGTCTTTTTTGGAGATAATCTTCTCCTTTGGAGTTCTAAAAAGCAGCCTGTTGTGTCTCGAAGCAGCGCGGAATCTGAGTATCACTCTCTGGCAAATATCACTACTGAGCTCATCTGGATTCAGTCTTTTTGCAAGGAGATTGGTCTCACTATTCCTACGATCCTCATCAAGTATGGTGTGATAACACAAGTGCAGTTGCCTTGTCTGCAAATCCGGTCTTTCACTCTCGCACCAAACACATAG
- the LOC130991793 gene encoding heat shock cognate 70 kDa protein-like — MVGKGQGPAIGIDLGTTYSCVAVWQHEHNRIEIIPNDQGNRITPSYVAFTDSERLIGDVAKNQAKLSPTNIVFDAKRLIGRKFSDPMVQSDMTLWPFKLIANPSDKPMIVVTYKGEEKQFAAEEISSMVLTKMKDIAEACLGSTVKNAIVTVPAYFNDSQRQATKDAATISGLNVMRIINEPTAAAIAYGLDKTHTCGEKNVLIFDLGGGTLDVCLMTIEWGDIEVKAISGDTHLGGQDFDIRMVNHFIKEFKRKEGKDISGNPRAIRRLRNECERAKRALSSASQTTIEIDSLFEGIDLFSSISRAKFEELNMDLFNKCMEHVEMCLKDAKMERSSVHDVVVVGGSSRIPKVQQLLQESFNGKELCKSIHPDEAVAYGAAVQAAILNGEGNERVQHMVLLDVTPLSLGVSARGDLMSVIIPRNTTIPTRREKIYVTVLDNQTSMSLPVYEGERSKASDNNLLGTFLLEGIPAAPRGVTEVNVCFEIDANGILNVSGEETTTGKKKNITITNDKGRLSSEEIAKMVSDGKKYKFEDEEFKRKVEAKNALEKLAYDMRNMTIKCDMIKAGDKKKIEEALESATELLEANKLAEVGDFKDKMRELESVYRPIAAKMS, encoded by the exons ATGGTGGGAAAGGGCCAAGGACCGGCGATTGGGATCGATTTGGGGACGACGTATTCGTGCGTGGCAGTGTGGCAGCACGAGCACAACCGCATTGAGATCATACCCAATGATCAGGGCAACCGCATCACGCCGTCTTACGTGGCCTTCACCGACTCTGAGCGACTCATCGGAGACGTCGCCAAGAATCAAGCCAAACTTAGTCCTACTAACATTGTTTTTG ATGCAAAGAGGCTAATTGGCCGCAAATTCAGTGACCCAATGGTTCAAAGTGACATGACACTCTGGCCATTCAAGCTCATTGCTAACCCTAGCGACAAGCCTATGATAGTTGTAACCTACAAAGGTGAGGAGAAGCAGTTTGCAGCCGAGGAGATCTCCTCAATGGTGCTCACCAAGATGAAGGATATTGCCGAGGCATGTCTTGGATCAACCGTCAAGAATGCTATTGTCACCGTGCCTGCTTACTTCAACGACTCTCAGCGTCAGGCAACCAAGGATGCGGCAACCATATCCGGTCTTAACGTTATGAGGATCATCAATGAGCCTACTGCTGCAGCCATTGCCTATGGTCTGGACAAAACACATACTTGTGGGGAAAAGAATGTGCTTATTTTCGACCTTGGTGGTGGCACGTTGGATGTGTGTCTGATGACTATTGAGTGGGGCGATATAGAAGTGAAGGCTATTTCTGGTGATACTCATCTTGGAGGCCAGGACTTCGACATCAGGATGGTGAATCACTTCATTAAAGAGTTCAAGCGCAAAGAGGGTAAGGATATTAGTGGGAATCCAAGAGCTATTAGGAGATTGAGGAATGAGTGTGAAAGGGCCAAGAGGGCCCTTTCCTCCGCTTCCCAAACCACAATTGAGATCGATTCCTTGTTTGAGGGGATTGATCTATTTTCGTCTATCAGTCGTGCTAAATTTGAGGAACTTAACATGGATTTATTCAACAAGTGTATGGAGCATGTGGAGATGTGCTTGAAGGACGCAAAGATGGAAAGGAGTAGCGTCCATGATGTGGTGGTGGTGGGTGGGTCGAGTAGGATCCCCAAGGTGCAGCAGCTGTTGCAGGAGTCGTTCAATGGGAAAGAACTGTGCAAGAGCATTCATCCGGATGAAGCTGTGGCTTACGGTGCTGCTGTGCAAGCTGCCATATTGAATGGTGAGGGCAATGAGAGAGTGCAGCATATGGTTCTTTTGGATGTTACTCCGTTGTCGCTTGGTGTCTCAGCACGTGGAGATTTGATGAGTGTAATTATTCCGAGGAATACAACTATCCCTACAAGGCGGGAGAAAATATACGTGACGGTATTGGACAATCAAACCAGCATGAGCCTTCCGGTGTACGAGGGCGAAAGAAGCAAGGCATCAGACAACAATTTGCTTGGGACATTCCTTCTCGAAGGCATTCCAGCGGCGCCCAGAGGTGTTACTGAAGTCAATGTGTGCTTCGAAATTGATGCGAATGGTATCTTGAATGTGTCAGGGGAGGAGACAACGACTGGAAAGAAGAAGAACATCACCATCACCAACGACAAGGGCAGGCTGTCTAGTGAAGAAATAGCGAAGATGGTGAGTGATGGGAAGAAGTACAAGTTTGAGGACGAGGAGTTTAAGAGGAAGGTTGAGGCCAAGAATGCTTTGGAGAAGTTGGCCTACGACATGAGGAACATGACTATCAAATGTGATATGATCAAAGCAGGCGACAAGAAGAAGATCGAGGAAGCTTTAGAGTCTGCTACTGAATTGTTGGAGGCAAACAAACTTGCAGAAGTTGGTGATTTCAAAGACAAGATGAGAGAGCTGGAGAGCGTTTACAGGCCCATCGCCGCCAAGATGTCTTAA
- the LOC130991766 gene encoding disease resistance protein RGA2-like, whose amino-acid sequence MVIHNFTIIIFTRKKNSQAFSLCKTMDGGGVSAAAIEILLQSLINVFKEEHSLLRGLDEDAQQLQTTLGIIQGYLNDAEKKSISQDAVKIWLRKLEALAFDADNVLDELSYHLLHKEVNKMKTRKDKVLSCFSSFNHISRPRNMALGIKQINTSFENMNKTATELGLQSIVVNAPAAAAAVNASFETDSLSLDPIFIGRDDDVPKLVEMLTQTHPQERIFSILALVGMGGMGKTTLTRKVFNHEKMKTQFGSRLWVHVSQTFDPILLFNKILSTLTSHTGVGVESREVLLQKLQEALKAKTYLLVLDDVWNEDFQKWEGFINSMSGITSTKGNGILITTRSQKVASIVNPLDIHMLKSLSDEDCWSIIKAKTFGNGQVPPGLEKIGKKIGKRCQGLPLAANVVGGVLRCKSEEEWLQVEEKWLTDVEGDNISKILILSFDNLSSPSLKKCFTYCSIFPKGDRIVKQELIELWMAEGFLQPNGRDDMECVGDMFFNMLLQNSLLQVAKRDDIGNVESCVMHDLVHDLASSVLGSNNADGCNQIRYITLQGKSKPMPKHLRTLFLEGGEIPGNMLSNLESLHVLTLKSYGVEELPNSVRKLIHLRNLDISNTKIKNLPSWISEFHHLQTLRAERTWDLFLPSTLKYLINLRHLYISDGVKLPAEIGRLSCLQTLRHFSVGDNKGYRIEELGSLKNLKGKLKISSLEKVQSKEEAETAKIFEKPNLFDLRFEWDYSREGERNVDESVLEGLQPHANANLKKLEIDGFKGKRFPEWIEKMAVRDGPQASWLPLQNLIQITLERCSECEEIPQLEHLPNLKSLSLIGLEKVRFINSSFNNLTSLKIGDLEGLECLPDWLFYKNQNLSELVISRCPRLRELPDGLETLNSLEKLTISRCGNVKSIGNPSGREGQSQGILRRLTIEGCEGLMVLPRQMLESWAPTIEYLKLRGLSSLKNLPMVIDCLAKAVSLRELAIVGVPKFFMSTDSVKSWGSGCLWKLVIDVSWEWSMESSVGIKQTVDALLQGCCNSLTSLVLRGVENWEWLPESIQHLTALDWLALHNLGVEELPEWLGNLPSLRILSLNRCNKLRRLPSCWGDALKWLNIKDCGELGIDPIPAEWHNNFPNLTVWVDGRYLIKPCSKTSTVLSRCFR is encoded by the exons ATGGTCATCCACAACTTTACAATCATCATCTTCACAcgcaaaaaaaattcacaagCATTCTCTCTCTGCAAAACCATGGATGGAGGAGGTGTGTCTGCTGCGGCCATTGAAATTCTGCTTCAAAGCCTTATCAATGTTTTCAAAGAAGAGCACTCTCTACTTCGAGGTCTCGACGAAGATGCCCAACAGCTGCAAACGACTTTGGGAATCATTCAGGGTTACTTGAATGATGCGGAGAAGAAATCCATCTCCCAAGATGCTGTCAAGATCTGGTTGAGGAAGCTTGAAGCACTGGCCTTCGATGCTGATAATGTTTTGGACGAACTCAGCTATCATCTTCTCCACAAAGAAGTCAACAAAATGAAGACACGCAAGGATAAGGTACTATCATGCTTCTCATCCTTTAATCACATCTCACGCCCACGAAATATGGCTCTTGGAATCAAACAAATCAATACGAGTTTTGAGAATATGAACAAGACGGCAACTGAGCTCGGCCTTCAGAGCATAGTGGTGAATgcacctgctgctgctgctgctgtaaaTGCTTCCTTTGAGACTGATTCATTATCTCTTGATCCAATCTTTATTGGTAGAGATGATGATGTGCCTAAACTAGTTGAGATGCTCACCCAGACCCACCCACAGGAGAGGATCTTCTCTATCCTTGCTCTTGTCGGAATGGGAGGTATGGGGAAAACTACGTTGACTAGGAAAGTCTTCAATCATGAAAAGATGAAGACTCAATTCGGATCACGGCTTTGGGTTCATGTTTCTCAAACTTTTGATCCAATCCTTCTTTTCAACAAAATCCTTTCAACATTGACTTCACATACTGGTGTGGGAGTTGAGAGTAGGGAAGTTCTCCTGCAAAAGCTTCAAGAAGCTTTGAAGGCTAAAACTTATCTTCTTGTGCTTGATGATGTATGGAACGAAGATTTTCAGAAATGGGAAGGCTTTATAAATTCCATGTCGGGAATAACTTCTACTAAAGGAAATGGCATTCTCATCACTACCAGGAGTCAAAAGGTTGCTTCAATTGTGAACCCACTTGACATTCATATGTTGAAAAGCTTATCAGATGAAGATTGCTGGTCGATAATCAAAGCTAAAACTTTTGGAAATGGACAAGTTCCACCAGGATTGGAGAAGATTGGAAAAAAGATTGGAAAAAGATGTCAAGGTTTGCCCTTAGCTGCCAATGTGGTCGGGGGAGTGCTACGCTGTAAATCAGAAGAAGAGTGGCTCCAAGTCGAAGAGAAATGGCTTACAGATGTTGAGGGAGATAACATCTCAAAAATTTTGATATTGAGTTTCGATAATTTGTCTTCACCATCACTCAAGAAGTGCTTCACATACTGTTCAATTTTCCCAAAAGGTGACAGAATTGTGAAGCAGGAGCTGATTGAACTATGGATGGCAGAAGGTTTTCTTCAGCCAAATGGAAGAGATGATATGGAGTGTGTGGGCGACATGTTCTTTAATATGCTTCTACAAAACTCTTTGTTGCAAGTTGCGAAGAGAGATGATATTGGAAATGTGGAGAGTTGTGTGATGCACGATCTTGTGCATGATCTGGCATCTTCTGTTTTGGGTTCTAATAATGCAGATGGCTGCAACCAAATCAGATACATCACTCTTCAAGGAAAATCAAAGCCTATGCCAAAACATTTGCGTACATTGTTCTTGGAAGGTGGAGAAATTCCGGGTAACATGTTGTCCAACTTGGAAAGTCTGCATGTTCTTACTCTTAAGAGTTATGGAGTTGAAGAGTTGCCCAATTCAGTTAGGAAGTTGATACATTTGAGAAATCTTGATATttcaaatacaaaaattaagaatTTGCCAAGCTGGATTAGTGAATTCCATCACTTGCAAACATTAAGAGCCGAGAGAACGTGGGATCTGTTTCTGCCAAGTACGTTAAAGTACTTGATTAACTTAAGGCATCTTTATATCAGCGATGGTGTGAAGTTGCCTGCGGAGATTGGGAGATTAAGTTGTCTCCAAACACTAAGGCACTTTAGTGTGGGTGACAACAAGGGCTATCGAATTGAAGAGCTTGGAAGTTTGAAGAATCTCAAAGGAAAACTAAAGATTAGTAGTTTGGAAAAGGTGCAGAGCAAAGAAGAAGCAGAGACAGCAAAAATATTTGAGAAGCCAAACTTATTTGATTTGAGGTTTGAATGGGATTATTCCAGAGAAGGTGAAAGAAATGTTGATGAGAGTGTGTTGGAAGGCCTCCAACCTCATGCAAATGCCAATCTAAAGAAGTTAGAGATTGATGGATTCAAAGGCAAAAGATTTCCAGAATGGATTGAGAAGATGGCAGTACGGGATGGGCCTCAAGCCTCTTGGCTACCACTTCAAAACTTGATTCAGATAACACTCGAGAGGTGCTCAGAATGTGAGGAAATCCCACAGCTGGAGCACTTGCCAAATCTCaaatctctttctttgataGGATTGGAGAAGGTGAGGTTCATAAATTCTTCATTCAATAATTTAACATCCCTCAAAATAGGAGACTTGGAGGGATTGGAATGTCTGCCAGATTGGTTATTCTATAAGAATCAGAATCTATCAGAGTTGGTGATAAGTAGATGCCCCAGGTTGAGAGAATTACCAGATGGACTGGAAACCCTCAATTCTCTGGAGAAGTTGACTATTTCTAGATGTGGAAATGTGAAGTCAATAGGGAATCCAAGTGGCAGAGAAGGACAATCACAAGGAATCCTTCGTCGGCTCACGATCGAAGGGTGCGAAGGGTTGATGGTTTTGCCACGTCAAATGCTAGAGTCATGGGCGCCAACAATCGAGTATCTCAAGTTGAGGGGATTAAGCAGCCTAAAGAATCTGCCGATGGTAATTGACTGCCTCGCTAAAGCAGTGAGTCTCAGAGAATTGGCAATTGTTGGTGTTCCTAAATTCTTCATGTCTACTGATAGTGTCAAGAGTTGGGGTTCAGGCTGCTTATGGAAATTAGTGATAGATGTGAGTTGGGAGTGGTCAATGGAGAGTAGTGTTGGCATTAAACAGACTGTGGATGCCTTATTGCAAGGATGCTGCAACTCACTTACTTCCTTGGTCTTAAGAGGGGTGGAAAATTGGGAGTGGTTACCAGAATCAATTCAACATCTCACAGCTCTTGATTGGTTAGCGTTACATAATTTAGGGGTAGAAGAATTGCCTGAATGGTTGGGGAACCTTCCATCTCTACGGATCTTAAGTCTAAATAGATGCAACAAGTTGAGGCGTCTGCCCTCTTGCTGGGGGGATGCATTGAAGTGGTTAAATATCAAAGATTGTGGGGAATTAGGCATTGATCCTATTCCTGCAGAGTGGCACAACAACTTTCCCAATCTCACCGTCTGGGTTGACGGCCGCTACCTGATTAAACCTTGCAGCAA AACTTCAACAGTGTTGAGTCGATGCTTCCGCTAG
- the LOC130991860 gene encoding uncharacterized protein LOC130991860, with product MEAMREIARSYYERASEAAKISIEESFAKLDVDGDGKICLAEFKKSVSSWLRAEAVFEKLDEDGDGGLNFDEFLCLHYMEKKVELNKCSVCHELLVGPYFSCLLCIGRRPDSYDLCCSCYRRHDALPEHEHSDHYMKDPHSLLMEFRSRTAAADTSQNKNDIEELREIAKAYYRTASKEVKDRAREFYQSMDSDGNGRVDCSEFLDFMSQKISYMQNLKLFSALDLDNNGTLDFFEVMTLYYIIKSGRPFCNGDDCGKFISGIFFSCVECFKNSKTSFDLCSECYRAARYDHNHDGQAQFLDNYTLLQAMRDPTLARESGVNLNEARTGLVLHTHNSYLTTNEHVHIHNHNAVVPAPLISKRKKMLLALESFELALKIGSISSTLCAIM from the exons ATGGAAGCGATGAGAGAGATCGCGAGATCCTACTACGAGAGAGCGAGCGAGGCCGCGAAGATTTCGATCGAAGAATCCTTCGCGAAACTCGACGTGGACGGCGACGGGAAGATATGCCTGGCGGAGTTCAAGAAATCGGTGAGCTCGTGGCTGCGCGCGGAGGCCGTGTTCGAGAAACTCGACGAGGACGGCGACGGCGGCCTGAATTTCGACGAGTTTCTCTGCCTTCACTACATGGAGAAGAAGGTGGAATTAAACAAATGCAGCGTCTGCCATGAGCTGCTGGTGGGCCCCTACTTCTCTTGCTTGCTATGCATAGGAAGACGTCCCGACTCCTACGACCTCTGCTGCTCTTGTTACCGCCGCCACGACGCTTTGCCCGAGCATGAGCACTCCGATCACTACATGAAGGATCCTCACTCTCTGCTCATGGAGTTCAGAAGTCGCACCGCTGCTGCTGACACGTCTCAAAATAAG AATGACATAGAAGAACTGCGCGAAATCGCAAAAGCCTATTACCGAACCGCATCTAAAGAAGTAAAAGACCGAGCTCGCGAGTTCTACCAATCCATGGACTCGGATGGAAACGGCCGAGTCGATTGCTCCGAGTTCCTAGACTTCATGAGTCAGAAAATCTCCTACATGCAAAACCTTAAATTATTCAGCGCGCTCGACCTCGACAACAACGGCACCCTCGACTTCTTTGAGGTCATGACGCTGTACTACATCATCAAGAGCGGCCGCCCCTTCTGCAACGGCGACGACTGCGGCAAATTCATCTCGGGAATATTTTTCTCGTGCGTCGAGTGTTTCAAGAATTCGAAAACCTCCTTTGACCTGTGCTCTGAATGCTACCGTGCGGCCAGGTATGATCATAATCATGACGGCCAGGCTCagtttttggacaattatacgtTGCTGCAAGCTATGAGAGATCCGACTCTTGCACGGGAATCGGGGGTAAATTTGAATGAG GCAAGGACTGGACTTGTACTCCATACGCATAATTCGTACCTGACGACCAATGAACACGTACATATTCACAATCATAATGCAGTTGTTCCAGCACCATTAATTTCAAAGCGg AAAAAAATGCTGCTTGCACTCGAATCATTTGAATTAGCACTCAAGATTGGGAGCATTTCTAGCACCCTCTGCGCTATAATGTGA